One Romboutsia sp. 13368 genomic window carries:
- a CDS encoding carboxylesterase family protein, whose protein sequence is VASPCIDGRFLTSSTSETVNNGKQKNIPYMMGSTSHDIVPPFVFSMAKEWCKTQASQDKQDSYCWFFDRMLPGDDNGAWHSSDLWYWFGTLKNCWRPFTKHDEMLSDKMTDYLCNFSKYGNPNGESLVEWLPTNDNQDNVLCWGENEIRMDSVDMDYLHEIMRTNVAVGE, encoded by the coding sequence GTAGCTTCACCTTGTATAGATGGAAGATTTTTAACTTCATCAACATCTGAAACTGTAAACAATGGAAAACAAAAGAATATTCCATATATGATGGGAAGTACAAGTCATGATATAGTTCCACCATTTGTTTTCTCAATGGCAAAAGAGTGGTGTAAAACACAAGCGTCTCAAGATAAGCAAGATAGTTACTGTTGGTTCTTTGACCGTATGCTTCCAGGGGATGACAATGGAGCATGGCATTCAAGTGACTTATGGTACTGGTTTGGAACATTAAAAAATTGTTGGAGACCATTTACTAAGCATGATGAAATGTTATCTGATAAAATGACAGATTATTTATGTAACTTCTCTAAATATGGAAATCCAAATGGAGAAAGCTTAGTAGAGTGGCTTCCTACAAATGATAATCAAGACAATGTACTTTGTTGGGGAGAAAATGAAATTCGTATGGATAGTGTAGATATGGATTATTTACATGAAATAATGAGAACTAATGTTGCTGTAGGTGAATAA
- a CDS encoding DegV family protein, which produces MIKILCDSIVNLPTEIIEKYNIDIIPLTVIFNENEYLDGVDISNKDFYKILRENETLPKTSQATYAQFIEFFEKYKDDEVLYLSGSSAASGTYQSAVLAKNDMDSKITIFDTFNLSLGSGVLVIKACEMVEKGLSVEEIVENLENLKNNVDVFFSVDTLEYLKRGGRISSTKAALGNLLNIKPILTVNDGLVVQKAQVRGKKQTFSALVNCLTEKYGDDLSDKTIFLGYTDNDEDLETLNKTLLNKTNAKNIYTVNIGCVICSHSGPGVIGISCI; this is translated from the coding sequence ATGATTAAAATATTATGCGATAGTATAGTAAACTTACCAACTGAAATAATAGAGAAATATAATATAGACATAATTCCACTAACAGTTATATTTAATGAAAATGAGTATTTAGATGGTGTTGATATAAGCAATAAAGATTTTTATAAAATACTTAGAGAAAATGAAACTTTACCTAAAACTTCTCAAGCTACATATGCTCAGTTTATAGAATTCTTTGAAAAATATAAGGATGATGAAGTTTTATATCTATCAGGTTCATCAGCAGCTTCTGGAACTTATCAAAGTGCTGTACTTGCTAAAAATGATATGGATAGTAAGATAACTATATTTGATACTTTCAATCTTTCTTTAGGATCTGGAGTTCTTGTTATAAAAGCTTGTGAAATGGTTGAAAAAGGACTATCTGTAGAAGAAATAGTTGAAAATCTAGAAAATCTTAAAAATAATGTKGATGTTTTCTTCTCTGTTGATACTTTAGAGTATTTAAAAAGAGGTGGTAGAATATCTTCTACTAAAGCAGCTTTAGGAAACTTACTTAATATAAAACCGATACTTACTGTCAATGATGGTTTAGTAGTTCAAAAGGCACAAGTAAGAGGTAAAAAACAAACTTTTTCTGCTTTAGTAAATTGTTTAACTGAAAAGTATGGAGATGATTTATCTGATAAGACTATATTCCTTGGATATACAGATAATGATGAGGATTTAGAAACATTAAATAAGACTTTATTAAATAAGACTAATGCTAAAAATATCTATACTGTTAATATAGGGTGTGTAATATGCTCTCACTCTGGACCTGGAGTAATAGGAATATCTTGCATATAA
- a CDS encoding 3D domain-containing protein translates to MKKKLMMSTVAMTVMLGFNTLAFADTINNNLDVQVINEEELNYNNGYVNAVNVNFRKGASINSDIYKLVQKNTSVTILGYEGDWTKVSIDDEVGYIYSTYVSEGEPTKESFNLENATPLEVKATAYAGDTITSTGTVPKAGYTIAVDPSVIPYGTRVYIPEFDKVFVAEDCGSAIKGNRIDIFMESEAKCNEWGVKNITIHILP, encoded by the coding sequence ATGAAAAAGAAACTAATGATGTCTACAGTTGCTATGACTGTAATGTTAGGCTTCAATACATTAGCCTTTGCCGATACAATAAATAACAACTTAGATGTACAAGTAATTAATGAAGAAGAATTAAATTATAATAATGGGTATGTAAATGCTGTAAATGTTAATTTYCGTAAAGGAGCATCAATAAATTCAGATATATATAAATTAGTACAAAAAAATACTTCTGTAACTATATTAGGTTATGAAGGAGATTGGACTAAAGTTAGTATAGACGATGAAGTAGGATATATTTATAGTACTTATGTAAGTGAAGGAGAGCCAACTAAAGAAAGTTTTAATTTAGAAAATGCTACACCTTTAGAAGTTAAAGCTACAGCTTATGCAGGAGATACAATAACATCTACGGGTACTGTTCCAAAAGCAGGATATACTATAGCAGTTGACCCAAGTGTAATACCTTATGGAACAAGAGTTTATATACCTGAATTTGACAAGGTATTTGTGGCAGAAGATTGTGGTAGTGCTATAAAAGGTAATAGAATAGATATATTTATGGAAAGTGAAGCAAAATGTAATGAGTGGGGAGTTAAAAATATTACTATCCACATATTACCATAA
- a CDS encoding urease accessory protein UreD has translation MSNKYAEISKVKLRTLNKNGRTILDDVYCTSPFRVAPPFYKSDDFIKVIVMSSSAGTLEGDVQEYDITLGDNTKMELTSQSFEKIHTMIDEEATRDCXIYIGENSFXRYNXLPTIPFKDSAFKSNINIKLEDSSSKLIFMDIINCGRVAYGEKFKYKYYKSYVDIECDNNLVYVDNTNYNPSXMDIENFGMYEGYTHFANMLIANFTSNDEVLHTIRGILKNXXVEGGASLTQNDDISIKIFGYSSDKLIQVSDKISNYLMELDLN, from the coding sequence ATGAGTAATAAATATGCAGAAATTTCAAAAGTAAAACTAAGAACTTTAAATAAAAATGGAAGAACTATACTTGATGATGTTTATTGTACATCTCCATTTAGAGTTGCTCCACCATTTTATAAAAGTGATGACTTTATAAAAGTTATAGTTATGTCATCTTCAGCAGGAACTTTAGAAGGTGATGTTCAAGAGTATGATATAACTTTAGGTGATAATACTAAGATGGAACTTACTTCACAGTCTTTTGAAAAAATACATACTATGATAGACGAAGAGGCAACTAGAGAYTGTRGTATATATATAGGGGAAAATAGCTTTYTWAGATATAAYWTRCTWCCTACAATTCCATTTAAAGACTCTGCATTTAAAAGTAACATAAATATAAAGCTTGAAGATTCATCATCTAAGCTAATATTTATGGATATCATAAATTGTGGTAGGGTAGCATATGGTGAAAAATTTAAATATAAATATTATAAATCATATGTAGATATTGAATGYGATAATAATCTTGTATATGTAGACAATACTAACTATAATCCAAGTGAKATGGATATAGAGAATTTTGGTATGTATGAAGGATACACTCATTTTGCTAATATGTTAATAGCAAATTTCACAAGCAATGACGAAGTTTTACATACTATTAGAGGAATCTTAAAAAATAGNNNGGTTGAAGGAGGAGCTTCTTTAACTCAAAATGATGATATAAGTATTAAAATATTTGGGTATAGCTCAGATAAATTAATTCAAGTTAGTGATAAGATAAGTAATTATTTAATGGAATTAGATTTAAATTAA
- the ureG gene encoding urease accessory protein UreG has product MSYVKIGVAGPVGSGKTALIEKLVRVMSKDYSIGVITNDIYTKEDAEFLHKNSILPMERIVGVETGGCPHTAIREDASMNLEAVDELANKFPDLDIIFIESGGDNLSATFSPELSDATIFVIDVAEGDKIPRKGGPGITRSDLLVINKIDLAPYVGADLSVMERDSKKMRDDKPFIFTNIREMDGVNDVVDWIKSNVLLEGLNQYE; this is encoded by the coding sequence ATGTCATATGTAAAAATAGGTGTAGCAGGACCAGTAGGATCTGGAAAAACTGCTTTAATAGAAAAATTAGTAAGAGTAATGTCAAAGGATTATAGCATTGGTGTAATAACTAATGATATATATACAAAAGAAGATGCTGAGTTTTTACACAAAAACTCAATACTACCAATGGAAAGAATCGTTGGAGTTGAAACAGGAGGGTGTCCTCATACTGCTATTAGAGAAGATGCATCTATGAACTTAGAAGCAGTTGATGAATTAGCAAATAAATTTCCAGACCTTGATATAATATTTATAGAAAGTGGAGGAGATAACTTATCAGCAACATTTAGCCCAGAATTATCAGACGCTACAATATTTGTAATAGATGTGGCAGAAGGAGATAAGATACCTAGAAAAGGTGGACCAGGAATAACTCGTTCTGACCTATTAGTTATAAATAAAATTGACTTAGCTCCATATGTTGGAGCAGACCTTTCAGTTATGGAAAGAGATTCAAAGAAAATGAGAGATGATAAACCATTTATATTCACTAATATTAGAGAAATGGATGGAGTAAATGATGTTGTAGATTGGATAAAATCCAATGTATTACTAGAAGGGTTAAACCAATATGAGTAA
- a CDS encoding urease accessory protein UreF, whose product MKSSIDKNLFMLFQINDSLFPIGAYSHSYGLETYIQKKLVNNVDTAFEYLKCNLKANFLYSELLAINLSYEYADKGRLDKLMRLDNILNASKSPKEIRLASQKLGSRFIKTLMSTDIQYKNNNFIDYVNESKDNLPTHTVAYGVFSQSVGIERKKAIEGFLYSYTSSTITNCVKSIPLSQTQGQQLLYKSYDIFEEVINKLDKLTIDDLCISTPGFDVRCMQHETLYSRLYMS is encoded by the coding sequence ATGAAAAGTTCTATAGATAAAAATTTATTTATGTTATTTCAAATAAATGACTCTTTATTTCCAATAGGAGCATATAGTCATTCATATGGACTTGAAACATATATACAAAAGAAATTAGTTAATAATGTAGATACTGCATTTGAATATTTAAAGTGCAATCTAAAAGCTAATTTTTTATACAGTGAATTGTTGGCTATAAACTTATCCTATGAATATGCAGATAAAGGTCGTTTAGATAAATTAATGAGATTAGACAACATATTAAATGCAAGTAAATCACCTAAGGAAATAAGATTAGCAAGCCAAAAATTAGGCTCAAGATTTATAAAGACATTAATGAGTACTGATATTCAGTATAAAAATAATAATTTCATAGATTATGTAAATGAAAGTAAGGACAATTTACCTACTCATACTGTTGCATATGGTGTATTTAGTCAATCAGTAGGTATTGAAAGAAAAAAAGCGATAGAAGGATTTTTATACTCTTATACGTCGTCAACGATTACAAATTGTGTAAAAAGTATTCCTCTTAGCCAGACTCAAGGTCAGCAATTACTTTACAAATCTTATGATATATTTGAAGAAGTTATTAACAAACTAGATAAACTTACAATAGATGATTTATGCATCTCAACACCAGGATTTGACGTAAGGTGTATGCAACATGAAACTCTTTACTCAAGACTTTATATGTCTTAA
- a CDS encoding urease accessory protein UreE, protein MLVEKVIGNINDDKFKNSKVDYVDIEWHEAFKKLHKKTSQSGIEVGIKLDNDILTKGLRQGDVLAVNEDSIIAVNIPKDKALVVKVDDIHLVPKVCYEIGNRHATLFEGDSHNEFVTIYSEPMKEMLEKIGANVTVEDVQFDFNKSISSSINAHHH, encoded by the coding sequence ATGTTAGTTGAAAAAGTAATTGGAAATATAAATGATGATAAATTTAAAAATAGTAAAGTTGACTATGTTGATATAGAATGGCATGAAGCATTTAAAAAACTTCACAAAAAAACTAGTCAAAGTGGAATAGAAGTAGGTATAAAATTAGATAATGATATATTAACTAAAGGTCTTCGTCAAGGTGATGTACTAGCTGTAAATGAAGATAGTATTATAGCAGTTAATATCCCTAAGGATAAGGCATTAGTTGTTAAAGTTGATGACATTCATCTAGTACCAAAGGTTTGCTATGAAATAGGTAACAGACATGCTACTTTATTTGAGGGAGATAGTCATAATGAATTTGTGACTATCTATAGTGAACCAATGAAAGAAATGTTAGAAAAAATAGGTGCTAATGTTACAGTAGAAGATGTTCAATTTGATTTTAACAAAAGTATATCATCATCTATAAATGCACATCATCATTAA
- a CDS encoding AmiS/UreI family transporter, with translation MLGVVLLYVGIVLINNGIARLSNIDNKSAAVMNIFTGLLSITINIITIVHGDFHTMDDIGDFYSAATGLLFGFTYLFVAANGIFNLDNRLYGWYSLFVAINSVPAAYIEYFVNGDWRMAIIWILWGILWLTGFIENVLKKHLSFVPYLAIFEGIVTAWIPGFMILTNLW, from the coding sequence ATGCTAGGAGTAGTTTTATTATACGTAGGTATAGTATTAATAAATAATGGTATTGCAAGACTTTCAAATATTGACAATAAATCAGCAGCAGTAATGAATATATTTACAGGTTTATTATCTATAACTATTAATATCATAACTATTGTACATGGAGACTTCCATACAATGGATGATATTGGAGACTTTTATTCAGCAGCTACAGGATTGTTATTTGGATTTACATACTTATTTGTAGCTGCAAATGGAATATTCAACTTAGATAATAGATTATATGGTTGGTATAGTTTATTCGTTGCAATTAACTCAGTACCGGCAGCTTATATAGAGTATTTTGTAAATGGCGACTGGAGAATGGCTATAATATGGATACTATGGGGTATTTTATGGCTAACAGGTTTTATAGAAAATGTATTAAAGAAACATCTAAGCTTCGTACCATATTTAGCAATATTTGAAGGTATAGTTACAGCTTGGATACCAGGCTTTATGATATTAACAAATTTATGGTAA
- the ureB gene encoding urease subunit beta: MSQKIEANKYISMYGPTVGDKVRLGDTDLFIEVEKDYTVYGDECKFGGGKSLRDGMGQSATGSNKNGDLDLVITNALILDYWGIVKADIGIKDGKIVGIGKAGNPDTMDGVDPNMVVGAGTEALSAEGAIVTAGGIDTHIHFISPQQIPTALYSGVTTMIGGGVGPSDGTNATTCTPGPWNMERMLEAAEEYPINLGFFGKGNCSTKGALKEQILAGAVGLKIHEDWGATPAVIDTCLSVADEYDVQVAIHTDTLNEAGYIEDTMAAIGGRTIHTFHTEGAGGGHAPDIIKAAAFENVLPASTNPTMPFTVNTIDEHLDMLMVCHHLSKKIEEDVAFADSRIRPETIAAEDILHDMGVFSIMSSDSQAMGRVGEVITRTWQTAHKMKLQRGPLKEETGDNDNFRARRYVAKYTINPAIAQGVSDYIGSVEVGKFADLVVWNNAYFGIKPEMIIKGGMIAASRMGDPNASIPTPQPVIYREMFGAHGQAKYRNNITFVSQAAYDNKVNEKLGLKKTIYPVKNCRNIGKKDMILNNATPEITVNPETYEVKADGVLLKCEPAKELPLAQRYNLF; this comes from the coding sequence ATGAGTCAAAAAATAGAAGCAAATAAATATATATCAATGTATGGTCCAACTGTTGGAGATAAAGTAAGACTTGGAGACACAGATTTATTTATAGAAGTAGAAAAAGACTACACAGTTTACGGTGATGAATGTAAATTTGGTGGAGGAAAAAGTCTTAGAGATGGTATGGGACAATCAGCTACAGGAAGCAATAAAAATGGAGATTTAGACTTAGTAATAACTAACGCATTAATACTTGATTACTGGGGTATTGTAAAGGCTGATATAGGTATAAAAGATGGAAAAATAGTTGGAATAGGTAAAGCAGGAAACCCTGACACTATGGATGGAGTAGATCCTAATATGGTAGTTGGGGCAGGTACAGAAGCTCTTTCAGCAGAAGGTGCAATAGTTACAGCAGGTGGTATAGATACTCAYATACAYTTTATATCTCCACAACAAATACCTACAGCTTTATATAGTGGTGTAACAACTATGATAGGTGGTGGAGTAGGTCCATCTGATGGTACTAATGCTACTACATGTACTCCTGGTCCTTGGAATATGGAGAGAATGCTTGAAGCAGCAGAAGAATACCCAATAAACTTAGGATTCTTTGGTAAAGGTAACTGTTCAACAAAAGGTGCATTAAAAGAGCAAATATTAGCAGGAGCAGTTGGACTTAAAATACATGAGGACTGGGGAGCAACTCCAGCAGTAATAGATACTTGTTTAAGTGTAGCTGATGAATATGATGTTCAAGTTGCAATACACACAGATACATTAAACGAAGCTGGATATATAGAAGATACAATGGCGGCAATAGGTGGAAGAACTATACATACATTCCATACAGAAGGTGCAGGAGGAGGACATGCTCCAGACATAATAAAAGCAGCAGCATTTGAAAATGTATTACCAGCATCTACAAACCCAACTATGCCATTTACTGTAAATACAATAGATGAACATTTAGATATGTTAATGGTTTGTCACCACTTAAGTAAAAAAATAGAAGAAGACGTTGCATTTGCAGACTCAAGAATAAGACCAGAAACTATAGCAGCAGAAGATATACTTCATGATATGGGTGTATTTAGTATAATGAGTTCTGACTCTCAAGCTATGGGTAGAGTTGGAGAAGTTATAACTCGTACTTGGCAAACTGCTCATAAAATGAAATTACAACGTGGTCCATTAAAAGAAGAAACAGGWGATAATGATAACTTCAGAGCTAGAAGATATGTAGCAAAATATACTATAAATCCAGCTATAGCACAAGGTGTTTCTGATTATATAGGATCTGTTGAAGTTGGTAAATTTGCAGATTTAGTAGTATGGAATAATGCTTACTTTGGAATAAAACCAGAAATGATAATAAAAGGTGGTATGATAGCAGCTTCTAGAATGGGAGACCCTAATGCATCAATACCAACTCCACAACCTGTAATCTAYAGAGAAATGTTYGGAGCWCATGGRCAAGCTAAATAYAGAAATAATATAACATTTGTATCACAAGCAGCATATGACAATAAAGTAAATGAAAAATTAGGTCTTAAAAAGACTATATATCCAGTTAAAAACTGTAGAAATATAGGTAAAAAAGATATGATTTTAAATAATGCAACACCAGAAATAACAGTAAATCCTGAAACATATGAAGTTAAAGCAGACGGTGTTTTACTAAAATGTGAACCAGCAAAAGAATTGCCTTTAGCTCAAAGATATAATTTATTCTAA
- the ureB gene encoding urease subunit beta produces MVPGEIIPAKSEITINEGKNTTTLKVANSGDRAIQVGSHYHFFEANKALNFDREKAYGMHLDIASGTSVRFEPGEEKEVDLVAFGGTQRVFGFNALTEGQTNDATIKKSLENAKIKGFIK; encoded by the coding sequence ATGGTACCAGGAGAAATAATACCAGCTAAAAGCGAAATAACTATAAATGAGGGTAAAAATACAACTACTTTAAAAGTTGCAAATAGTGGAGATAGAGCTATTCAAGTAGGATCTCACTATCATTTTTTTGAAGCTAATAAAGCATTAAACTTCGATAGAGAAAAAGCATATGGAATGCACTTAGATATAGCATCAGGAACATCTGTTAGATTTGAGCCAGGAGAAGAAAAAGAAGTAGATTTAGTAGCATTTGGCGGTACTCAAAGAGTATTTGGATTTAATGCTTTAACAGAAGGTCAAACAAATGATGCAACTATAAAAAAATCATTAGAAAATGCAAAAATAAAAGGATTTATTAAATAA
- the ureA gene encoding urease subunit gamma, translating to MRLTPKEIEKLMLHCAGELAKDRKNRGIKLNFVESTALISSELLELAREGKSVPELMNLGTKILTKDDVMEGVAEVLHEVQIEATFPDGTKLVTVHNPIQ from the coding sequence ATGAGACTTACACCTAAAGAAATTGAAAAATTAATGTTACATTGTGCAGGTGAATTAGCAAAAGACAGAAAAAATAGAGGAATAAAATTAAACTTTGTAGAGTCAACTGCACTTATATCATCAGAACTTTTAGAATTAGCAAGAGAAGGAAAGTCAGTTCCAGAGTTAATGAACTTAGGAACAAAAATCCTTACTAAAGATGATGTTATGGAAGGTGTTGCTGAAGTTTTACATGAAGTTCAAATCGAAGCAACATTCCCAGATGGAACTAAATTAGTAACTGTACACAATCCAATTCAATAA
- a CDS encoding NADH peroxidase: MKKFVCTVCGYIHEGERAPEVCPVCKVGADKFEEMQGDLKWADEHRIGAAQGIDEEILEGLRANFVGECTEVGMYLAMSRQADREGYPEVAEAYQRIAFEEAEHAAKFAELLGEVVVADTKRNLEMRVEAEYGATEGKLKIAKKAKELGLDAIHDTVHEMCKDEARHGKAFLGLLDRHFNN; the protein is encoded by the coding sequence ATGAAAAAGTTTGTTTGTACAGTATGTGGATATATACATGAAGGAGAAAGAGCTCCAGAAGTATGTCCAGTATGTAAAGTTGGAGCTGATAAATTTGAAGAAATGCAAGGAGACCTAAAGTGGGCTGATGAACACAGAATAGGAGCAGCTCAAGGTATAGATGAAGAAATACTTGAAGGATTAAGAGCTAACTTTGTTGGAGAATGTACAGAAGTAGGAATGTACTTAGCAATGAGTAGACAAGCAGATAGAGAAGGATATCCAGAAGTAGCAGAAGCTTATCAAAGAATAGCATTTGAAGAAGCAGAACATGCAGCTAAATTTGCTGAATTATTAGGAGAAGTTGTAGTAGCAGATACTAAGAGAAACTTAGAAATGAGAGTTGAAGCTGAGTACGGAGCAACTGAAGGTAAATTAAAAATAGCTAAAAAAGCTAAAGAATTAGGACTTGATGCTATACATGATACAGTTCATGAAATGTGTAAAGATGAAGCTAGACATGGTAAAGCTTTCTTAGGCTTACTAGACAGACACTTTAATAAT
- a CDS encoding carbohydrate kinase family protein encodes VKKFIDLGAKLVIMTLGKDGAIVTNGHETFKFETLATEIVDTTGAGDAFWSGFYTGLIKSYSLKDXLNLGFATSAFKLKHVGA; translated from the coding sequence GTTAAAAAGTTTATAGATTTAGGAGCAAAACTAGTAATAATGACTCTTGGAAAAGATGGAGCTATTGTAACTAACGGACATGAAACTTTTAAATTTGAAACTCTAGCTACTGAAATAGTTGATACTACAGGAGCTGGAGATGCATTTTGGTCAGGTTTTTATACAGGATTAATAAAATCATACTCTTTAAAGGATTYTTTAAATCTTGGATTTGCAACAAGTGCTTTTAAGCTTAAACATGTAGGTGCAAT
- a CDS encoding NADH peroxidase: MKKFVCVVCGYIHEGETAPEVCPVCKVGADKFEEMKGEMKWADEHRIGVAAGVDEEVLEGLRANFVGECTEVGMYLAMSRQADREGYPEVAEAYKRIAFEEAEHAAKFAELLGEVVVADTQANLKARVEAEYGATEGKLKIAKRAKELGLDAIHDTVHEMCKDEARHGKAFLGLLERHFRK, from the coding sequence ATGAAAAAATTCGTATGTGTAGTATGTGGATATATACATGAAGGAGAAACTGCTCCAGAAGTATGTCCAGTATGTAAAGTAGGAGCTGACAAGTTCGAAGAAATGAAAGGTGAAATGAAGTGGGCTGACGAGCACAGAATAGGTGTAGCAGCTGGTGTAGACGAAGAAGTATTAGAAGGATTAAGAGCTAACTTCGTTGGAGAATGTACAGAAGTAGGAATGTACTTAGCAATGAGTAGACAAGCAGATAGAGAAGGATACCCAGAAGTAGCAGAAGCTTACAAGAGAATAGCATTTGAAGAAGCAGAACATGCAGCTAAATTTGCTGAATTATTAGGAGAAGTTGTAGTAGCAGATACTCAAGCTAACTTAAAAGCAAGAGTAGAAGCTGAATACGGAGCAACAGAAGGAAAATTAAAAATAGCTAAGAGAGCTAAAGAATTAGGATTAGATGCAATACATGATACAGTTCATGAAATGTGTAAAGATGAAGCTAGACATGGTAAAGCATTCTTAGGATTATTAGAAAGACATTTCAGAAAATAA